The following proteins come from a genomic window of Mytilus galloprovincialis unplaced genomic scaffold, xbMytGall1.hap1.1 HAP1_SCAFFOLD_278, whole genome shotgun sequence:
- the LOC143061279 gene encoding protein mono-ADP-ribosyltransferase PARP14-like isoform X2, with amino-acid sequence MVISSCDCPCDIPEQWILEESDSMPSCEDVNSQGRPAPSGGFIPAEHLLQQLTNMGFSKDDSIKGLFHTGNRDAHVATDWIINYKDKDSGLPFPMIQNPALPYPYAHNFPPVPMLDPRYSPQGFVNPPRAQFPGYPIGYHQNVRIQSPAYQIPTVMRQHSVENPSVSKDSAVNVTVHPQQDSPEIIYRRQKSQQTNIVQNIEQKEIPEKSKAIKVTNLPVETTEENLRLFFENERRSGGGDVDDVTYDSHNASAVVTFVEDNVVETILARSPLQFLKADIGVEIYKPLDSRKVHVDSRKDLNQEHCLSKDISSCVVEVRGVKTSTQQMALQYYFEGKHGADEDIKHIDFDEEKNIYLLTFESESAVDKIVGKTHTIDKALLEVRKYVPPDRYPNKVLVKDIKSTVTKEGLINYLEGRTKFDVEDVNFSESDPSTAVVTFCEDVQIDTIQQACEKKSLEKVKVQIKPVIVSNCIIVSEFSEKTTDNSLEYYFDNKRKSGVERVANVQMENDYCLVYFEDPNDAENACQRSHTIDNCLLKVEMFYECLGPPSSEAKEDVEYGTTDIQPVILSNVNPIVLQFLIHSGTSQDIVSRNMNEIHANITWPSSTFEPIQIECSLSRDNPEIKQIAETWEQDVRFCFEQLIRDITVQRHYTVREIWNGVLDEMNAQQIKDTDSAIISFNNEACEIHVVGQKSFVLQISNKIERILTEKNDEVNKTRQLICDDVTIEPFQQSILQNINFWSDMENKYPELEIDVLMTKPMVKLKGMISDINMVKMEMYAKLSCVKQHTFGKVSLDYIKFLSQPEVETLIKNEIKACGICGIWELDENRITIYAFTADDTTAIENIFKNKIICMKIPVENQNKTLCYSKDWKQFVENIKQEYQDNNIFIQITSHHGQEIMILCTAQLEAKTIRERIQDFIFENGRSEQTIHFSAHQMKFIKLRHQDKIDLAKMHLQANNVDVDFEPDCIVVKGNKKGKKAAMDELAPIIKLMQSQMKKEDVRPMVPGGLGFGSAVASFIAEDGQSVMVLCCDISGLDVDVIVSPADQQLSNSGGLSKIIAEEGGTHIQRECKDYRRSHGLLNEGEVFSTSPGTLKCKMVVHAVGPVWQKIKSNEKIMTKCVYAILSEADIKHFQTVAIPALSTGTSNYPIDEAANTIALAVRGYFRKYPDSSLKTVYLCDIAAKVADIFVNAASRIFKSSDKRPITSRGGRDGLTAAQHIPQIEVVIKDLAQTQVDVIVNTTSQDLQLDQSGAVSASLLKHGGKSILQECQRQHRGALLDFGAIAVTTGGSLKCKFIFHGALPEWKRDGSSLQAFQNSATIQQNMTHLYGGLVSKMQLYQQQQQHVPTVKKVHFVLYHKDVTTIMAFDDEEARRQPKASVDGEAGPKPKVSTRRKDRLS; translated from the exons GGACTGTTTCACACAGGAAACAGAGATGCACACGTGGCAACCGATTGGATAATTAACTATAAAGACAAAGATTCTGGACTACCGTTTCCCATGATCCAG AATCCTGCTTTACCTTACCCGTATGCACATAATTTTCCTCCAGTTCCAATGTTAGATCCTAGATACAGTCCACAGGGGTTTGTTAATCCTCCAAGAGCTCAGTTTCCTGGTTATCCAATTGGATATCATCAGAACGTGCGGATACAGTCACCAGCATATCAAATACCTACAGTAATGAGACAACATTCAGTTGAAAATCCGTCTGTCAGCAAAGATTCGGCTGTTAATGTAACGGTGCATCCACAACAAGACTCTCCTGAAATAATTTACCGTCGACAGAAGTCACAACAAACAAATATAGTTCAAAATATAG AACAAAAGGAAATACCAGAGAAATCAAAAGCAATAAAGGTGACAAATCTTCCAGTGGAAACAACAGAGGAAAATTTAAGACTTTTCTTCGAGAATGAACGGCGATCTGGTGGAGGGGACGTAGATGATGTAACCTACGATTCCCATAATGCATCAGCTGTTGTTACATTTGTAGAAGACAATG TCGTAGAAACCATTTTGGCAAGATCCCCTCTCCAGTTTTTGAAAGCAGACATTGGTGTTGAAATTTACAAGCCTTTGGATTCGCGCAAAGTGCATGTAGATTCCAGAAAAGACTTGAATCAGGAACACTGTTTATCTAAAGATATTTCCAGTTGTGTTGTAGAAGTCCGCGGAGTGAAAACATCGACTCAACAGATGGCTTTACAATATTATTTTGAGGGCAAACATGGAGCTGATGAAGATATCAAACATATTGATTTTGATGAAGAAAAGAACATTTACCTGTTAACTTTCGAATCAGAGTCCG CTGTAGACAAAATAGTTGGAAAAACGCACACAATAGATAAAGCCTTATTAGAAGTAAGAAAATATGTCCCTCCTGACAGATATCCGAACAAAGTTTTAGTTAAAGATATAAAGTCTACAGTAACTAAGGAAGGGTTGATAAATTACTTGGAAGGAAGAACAAAGTTTGATGTAGAAGATGTTAACTTTAGTGAAAGTGACCCTTCTACTGCTGTTGTAACATTTTGCGAAGATGTCC AGATTGACACAATTCAGCAAGCATGTGAGAAAAAATCTTTGGAGAAAGTAAAAGTACAAATCAAACCAGTTATTGTTAGTAACTGTATAATAGTTAGTGAGTTTAGTGAGAAGACAACAGACAATTCGCTAGAGtactattttgacaataaaaggAAGTCTGGTGTTGAACGGGTGGCAAACGTACAAATGGAAAACGATTATTGTTTGGTTTACTTCGAGGATCCAAATG ATGCCGAAAATGCATGTCAGAGATCGCACACTATTGACAACTGTCTActaaaagttgaaatgttttatgaATGCTTAGGACCTCCATCATCTGAAGCTAAAGAGGATGTAGAGTATGGGACAACTGATATTCAGCCTGTAATTCTCAGCAACGTTAATCCTATCGTTCTTCAATTTTTAATACATTCTGGAACTTCGCAAGACATTGTCAGTCGAAACATGAATGAAATACATGCAAACATAACATGGCCTTCATCAACGTTTGAACCAATCCAAATTGAATGCTCGCTTTCAAGAGATAATCCAGAAATCAAACAGATTGCAGAAACATGGGAACAGGACGTTCGATTTTGTTTCGAACAACTGATTCGTGATATTACAGTACAAAGACATTATACAGTGAGAGAAATATGGAACGGTGTTTTAGATGAAATGAATGCACAACAAATTAAGGATACTGACAGTGctatcatatcatttaataacgAAGCCTGTGAAATTCATGTTGTTGGTCAGAAATCTTTTGtattacaaatatcaaataagaTTGAAAGAATCCTTACAGAAAAGAACGATGAAGTTAACAAAACGCGACAGCTCATTTGTGACGACGTGACAATAGAACCATTCCAGCAGTCCATTCTGCAAAACATAAACTTTTGGTCTGACATGGAAAATAAATACCCAGAGCTAGAAATAGATGTTTTAATGACCAAACCGATGGTAAAACTGAAAGGAATGATAAGTGATATAAATATGGTGAAAATGGAAATGTATGCAAAACTGTCGTGTGTTAAACAGCATACTTTTGGAAAAGTATCTCTAGATTACATAAAATTTCTGAGCCAACCAGAAGTAGAGActttaattaaaaatgaaattaaagcgTGCGGGATATGCGGTATTTGGGAGCTTGATGAGAATAGAATTACTATATACGCATTTACAGCAGATGATACAACAGCGATAGAAAACATTTTCAAGAATAAAATCATATGTATGAAAATTCCTGTTgagaatcaaaataaaacattgtgcTATTCTAAAGACTGGAAACAATTTGTGGAAAATATTAAACAAGAATATCaagataataacatttttattcagATAACTTCACATCATGGTCAGGAAATTATGATTCTTTGTACAGCGCAGCTAGAAGCGAAAACCATACGGGAAAGAATACAAGatttcatatttgaaaatggAAGAAGTGAGCAAACTATTCATTTTTCAGCTCACCAGATGAAATTTATTAAACTTCGTCATCAGGATAAAATAGATTTAGCTAAAATGCATCTCCAGGCAAATAATGTTGATGTAGACTTTGAGCCTGACTGCATTGTGGTAAAGGGaaacaaaaaaggtaaaaaagcTGCTATGGATGAACTTGCtccaataataaaattgatgcaATCCCAAATGAAGAAAGAAGATGTTAGGCCAATGGTTCCAGGCGGATTAGGTTTTGGTAGTGCTGTTGCGTCGTTCATAGCAGAAGATGGTCAAAGTGTTATGGTACTGTGCTGTGATATCTCTGGGTTAGATGTCGATGTTATTGTAAGTCCTGCAGACCAGCAGTTGTCTAATAGTGGTGGACTGTCTAAAATCATTGCTGAAGAAG GTGGTACACATATACAGAGAGAGTGCAAAGATTATCGACGTAGTCATGGACTTTTAAATGAAGGCGAGGTTTTTAGTACAAGTCCTGGAACACTTAAATGTAAAATGGTAGTTCATGCTGTTGGTCCTGTGTGGCAGAAGATAAAGTCCAATGAAAAAATCATGACAAAATGTGTGTATGCTATTTTAAGTGAGGCAGACATAAAACATTTTCAGACGGTAGCTATTCCAGCACTTTCAACGGGAACATCTAACTACCCAATCGATGAAGCTGCTAACACAATAGCATTGGCTGTACGAggatatttcagaaaatatccaGATAGTTCTTTGAAAACTGTTTATCTGTGCGATATTGCAGCTAAAGTAGCGGATATTTTTGTCAACGCTGCTAGCAGAATATTTAAGAGTTCTGATAAAAGACCAATAACTTCAAGAGGTGGTAGAGACGGTTTGACAG CTGCACAGCATATACCACAAATTGAAGTTGTCATAAAAGATCTAGCCCAGACGCAG GTCGATGTCATTGTGAATACCACCAGTCAAGATTTACAACTTGATCAAAGCGGTGCAGTATCTGCTTCGTTGTTAAAACATGGCGGCAAATCAATTCTTCAGGAATGCCAAAGACAACATAGAGGTGCATTACTGGATTTTGGAGCTATTGCTGTAACTACTGGTGGGTCTCTTAAATGCAAGTTTATATTCCATGGAGCTTTGCCAGAGTGGAAAAGAGATGGTTCGTCTTTACAG GCATTCCAAAACAGTGCAACGATCCAACAAAATATGACACATTTATACGGTGGTCTCGTGTCTAAAATGCAATTATATCAGCAACAGCAACAGCATGTACCCACAGtcaaaaaagtacattttgtattgtaCCACAAAGATGTTACGACTATCATG GCCTTTGATGATGAAGAAGCAAGGCGACAACCAAAGGCCTCTGTAGATGGAGAGGCAGGACCAAAACCAAAAGTGAGCACAAGACGGAAAGACAGACTTTCATAG
- the LOC143061279 gene encoding protein mono-ADP-ribosyltransferase PARP14-like isoform X1 — translation MVISSCDCPCDIPEQWILEESDSMPSCEDVNSQGRPAPSGGFIPAEHLLQQLTNMGFSKDDSIKGLFHTGNRDAHVATDWIINYKDKDSGLPFPMIQNPALPYPYAHNFPPVPMLDPRYSPQGFVNPPRAQFPGYPIGYHQNVRIQSPAYQIPTVMRQHSVENPSVSKDSAVNVTVHPQQDSPEIIYRRQKSQQTNIVQNIEQKEIPEKSKAIKVTNLPVETTEENLRLFFENERRSGGGDVDDVTYDSHNASAVVTFVEDNVVETILARSPLQFLKADIGVEIYKPLDSRKVHVDSRKDLNQEHCLSKDISSCVVEVRGVKTSTQQMALQYYFEGKHGADEDIKHIDFDEEKNIYLLTFESESAVDKIVGKTHTIDKALLEVRKYVPPDRYPNKVLVKDIKSTVTKEGLINYLEGRTKFDVEDVNFSESDPSTAVVTFCEDVQIDTIQQACEKKSLEKVKVQIKPVIVSNCIIVSEFSEKTTDNSLEYYFDNKRKSGVERVANVQMENDYCLVYFEDPNDAENACQRSHTIDNCLLKVEMFYECLGPPSSEAKEDVEYGTTDIQPVILSNVNPIVLQFLIHSGTSQDIVSRNMNEIHANITWPSSTFEPIQIECSLSRDNPEIKQIAETWEQDVRFCFEQLIRDITVQRHYTVREIWNGVLDEMNAQQIKDTDSAIISFNNEACEIHVVGQKSFVLQISNKIERILTEKNDEVNKTRQLICDDVTIEPFQQSILQNINFWSDMENKYPELEIDVLMTKPMVKLKGMISDINMVKMEMYAKLSCVKQHTFGKVSLDYIKFLSQPEVETLIKNEIKACGICGIWELDENRITIYAFTADDTTAIENIFKNKIICMKIPVENQNKTLCYSKDWKQFVENIKQEYQDNNIFIQITSHHGQEIMILCTAQLEAKTIRERIQDFIFENGRSEQTIHFSAHQMKFIKLRHQDKIDLAKMHLQANNVDVDFEPDCIVVKGNKKGKKAAMDELAPIIKLMQSQMKKEDVRPMVPGGLGFGSAVASFIAEDGQSVMVLCCDISGLDVDVIVSPADQQLSNSGGLSKIIAEEGGTHIQRECKDYRRSHGLLNEGEVFSTSPGTLKCKMVVHAVGPVWQKIKSNEKIMTKCVYAILSEADIKHFQTVAIPALSTGTSNYPIDEAANTIALAVRGYFRKYPDSSLKTVYLCDIAAKVADIFVNAASRIFKSSDKRPITSRGGRDGLTAAQHIPQIEVVIKDLAQTQVDVIVNTTSQDLQLDQSGAVSASLLKHGGKSILQECQRQHRGALLDFGAIAVTTGGSLKCKFIFHGALPEWKRDGSSLQILSKFITNCMVTATQRRCTSIAFPSIGTGRLNYPPGEVANEMFNSVGQYFQNPLQAFQNSATIQQNMTHLYGGLVSKMQLYQQQQQHVPTVKKVHFVLYHKDVTTIMAFDDEEARRQPKASVDGEAGPKPKVSTRRKDRLS, via the exons GGACTGTTTCACACAGGAAACAGAGATGCACACGTGGCAACCGATTGGATAATTAACTATAAAGACAAAGATTCTGGACTACCGTTTCCCATGATCCAG AATCCTGCTTTACCTTACCCGTATGCACATAATTTTCCTCCAGTTCCAATGTTAGATCCTAGATACAGTCCACAGGGGTTTGTTAATCCTCCAAGAGCTCAGTTTCCTGGTTATCCAATTGGATATCATCAGAACGTGCGGATACAGTCACCAGCATATCAAATACCTACAGTAATGAGACAACATTCAGTTGAAAATCCGTCTGTCAGCAAAGATTCGGCTGTTAATGTAACGGTGCATCCACAACAAGACTCTCCTGAAATAATTTACCGTCGACAGAAGTCACAACAAACAAATATAGTTCAAAATATAG AACAAAAGGAAATACCAGAGAAATCAAAAGCAATAAAGGTGACAAATCTTCCAGTGGAAACAACAGAGGAAAATTTAAGACTTTTCTTCGAGAATGAACGGCGATCTGGTGGAGGGGACGTAGATGATGTAACCTACGATTCCCATAATGCATCAGCTGTTGTTACATTTGTAGAAGACAATG TCGTAGAAACCATTTTGGCAAGATCCCCTCTCCAGTTTTTGAAAGCAGACATTGGTGTTGAAATTTACAAGCCTTTGGATTCGCGCAAAGTGCATGTAGATTCCAGAAAAGACTTGAATCAGGAACACTGTTTATCTAAAGATATTTCCAGTTGTGTTGTAGAAGTCCGCGGAGTGAAAACATCGACTCAACAGATGGCTTTACAATATTATTTTGAGGGCAAACATGGAGCTGATGAAGATATCAAACATATTGATTTTGATGAAGAAAAGAACATTTACCTGTTAACTTTCGAATCAGAGTCCG CTGTAGACAAAATAGTTGGAAAAACGCACACAATAGATAAAGCCTTATTAGAAGTAAGAAAATATGTCCCTCCTGACAGATATCCGAACAAAGTTTTAGTTAAAGATATAAAGTCTACAGTAACTAAGGAAGGGTTGATAAATTACTTGGAAGGAAGAACAAAGTTTGATGTAGAAGATGTTAACTTTAGTGAAAGTGACCCTTCTACTGCTGTTGTAACATTTTGCGAAGATGTCC AGATTGACACAATTCAGCAAGCATGTGAGAAAAAATCTTTGGAGAAAGTAAAAGTACAAATCAAACCAGTTATTGTTAGTAACTGTATAATAGTTAGTGAGTTTAGTGAGAAGACAACAGACAATTCGCTAGAGtactattttgacaataaaaggAAGTCTGGTGTTGAACGGGTGGCAAACGTACAAATGGAAAACGATTATTGTTTGGTTTACTTCGAGGATCCAAATG ATGCCGAAAATGCATGTCAGAGATCGCACACTATTGACAACTGTCTActaaaagttgaaatgttttatgaATGCTTAGGACCTCCATCATCTGAAGCTAAAGAGGATGTAGAGTATGGGACAACTGATATTCAGCCTGTAATTCTCAGCAACGTTAATCCTATCGTTCTTCAATTTTTAATACATTCTGGAACTTCGCAAGACATTGTCAGTCGAAACATGAATGAAATACATGCAAACATAACATGGCCTTCATCAACGTTTGAACCAATCCAAATTGAATGCTCGCTTTCAAGAGATAATCCAGAAATCAAACAGATTGCAGAAACATGGGAACAGGACGTTCGATTTTGTTTCGAACAACTGATTCGTGATATTACAGTACAAAGACATTATACAGTGAGAGAAATATGGAACGGTGTTTTAGATGAAATGAATGCACAACAAATTAAGGATACTGACAGTGctatcatatcatttaataacgAAGCCTGTGAAATTCATGTTGTTGGTCAGAAATCTTTTGtattacaaatatcaaataagaTTGAAAGAATCCTTACAGAAAAGAACGATGAAGTTAACAAAACGCGACAGCTCATTTGTGACGACGTGACAATAGAACCATTCCAGCAGTCCATTCTGCAAAACATAAACTTTTGGTCTGACATGGAAAATAAATACCCAGAGCTAGAAATAGATGTTTTAATGACCAAACCGATGGTAAAACTGAAAGGAATGATAAGTGATATAAATATGGTGAAAATGGAAATGTATGCAAAACTGTCGTGTGTTAAACAGCATACTTTTGGAAAAGTATCTCTAGATTACATAAAATTTCTGAGCCAACCAGAAGTAGAGActttaattaaaaatgaaattaaagcgTGCGGGATATGCGGTATTTGGGAGCTTGATGAGAATAGAATTACTATATACGCATTTACAGCAGATGATACAACAGCGATAGAAAACATTTTCAAGAATAAAATCATATGTATGAAAATTCCTGTTgagaatcaaaataaaacattgtgcTATTCTAAAGACTGGAAACAATTTGTGGAAAATATTAAACAAGAATATCaagataataacatttttattcagATAACTTCACATCATGGTCAGGAAATTATGATTCTTTGTACAGCGCAGCTAGAAGCGAAAACCATACGGGAAAGAATACAAGatttcatatttgaaaatggAAGAAGTGAGCAAACTATTCATTTTTCAGCTCACCAGATGAAATTTATTAAACTTCGTCATCAGGATAAAATAGATTTAGCTAAAATGCATCTCCAGGCAAATAATGTTGATGTAGACTTTGAGCCTGACTGCATTGTGGTAAAGGGaaacaaaaaaggtaaaaaagcTGCTATGGATGAACTTGCtccaataataaaattgatgcaATCCCAAATGAAGAAAGAAGATGTTAGGCCAATGGTTCCAGGCGGATTAGGTTTTGGTAGTGCTGTTGCGTCGTTCATAGCAGAAGATGGTCAAAGTGTTATGGTACTGTGCTGTGATATCTCTGGGTTAGATGTCGATGTTATTGTAAGTCCTGCAGACCAGCAGTTGTCTAATAGTGGTGGACTGTCTAAAATCATTGCTGAAGAAG GTGGTACACATATACAGAGAGAGTGCAAAGATTATCGACGTAGTCATGGACTTTTAAATGAAGGCGAGGTTTTTAGTACAAGTCCTGGAACACTTAAATGTAAAATGGTAGTTCATGCTGTTGGTCCTGTGTGGCAGAAGATAAAGTCCAATGAAAAAATCATGACAAAATGTGTGTATGCTATTTTAAGTGAGGCAGACATAAAACATTTTCAGACGGTAGCTATTCCAGCACTTTCAACGGGAACATCTAACTACCCAATCGATGAAGCTGCTAACACAATAGCATTGGCTGTACGAggatatttcagaaaatatccaGATAGTTCTTTGAAAACTGTTTATCTGTGCGATATTGCAGCTAAAGTAGCGGATATTTTTGTCAACGCTGCTAGCAGAATATTTAAGAGTTCTGATAAAAGACCAATAACTTCAAGAGGTGGTAGAGACGGTTTGACAG CTGCACAGCATATACCACAAATTGAAGTTGTCATAAAAGATCTAGCCCAGACGCAG GTCGATGTCATTGTGAATACCACCAGTCAAGATTTACAACTTGATCAAAGCGGTGCAGTATCTGCTTCGTTGTTAAAACATGGCGGCAAATCAATTCTTCAGGAATGCCAAAGACAACATAGAGGTGCATTACTGGATTTTGGAGCTATTGCTGTAACTACTGGTGGGTCTCTTAAATGCAAGTTTATATTCCATGGAGCTTTGCCAGAGTGGAAAAGAGATGGTTCGTCTTTACAG ATACTTAGTAAATTTATTACCAACTGCATGGTGACAGCAACACAGCGTAGATGTACATCAATAGCGTTTCCTTCTATTGGTACTGGTAGGTTAAATTATCCACCAGGTGAGGTCGCTAATGAGATGTTCAATTCTGTTGGACAGTATTTCCAAAATCCTTTACAGGCATTCCAAAACAGTGCAACGATCCAACAAAATATGACACATTTATACGGTGGTCTCGTGTCTAAAATGCAATTATATCAGCAACAGCAACAGCATGTACCCACAGtcaaaaaagtacattttgtattgtaCCACAAAGATGTTACGACTATCATG GCCTTTGATGATGAAGAAGCAAGGCGACAACCAAAGGCCTCTGTAGATGGAGAGGCAGGACCAAAACCAAAAGTGAGCACAAGACGGAAAGACAGACTTTCATAG